In one Magallana gigas chromosome 7, xbMagGiga1.1, whole genome shotgun sequence genomic region, the following are encoded:
- the LOC105336057 gene encoding uncharacterized protein isoform X2, protein MDAPRKKRKGKVAPTGEENSSFELDMRSDVQNNSKLINTLKEKVKDATTKHNALSAIVGAKGLASKWKSYAATKRVIATKIHLVGEETSYIGTQNEEEKAAIKGKGIDQMEDLEAYKPFGMRQDTKKKLRSANDKTLIDYFYQLGQSRDPNAKVDLDFVDSLIKNGANINCNDKHGQTLLHEVCRTWHIDVAKFLLELGANVNQADKYGRTPLHVAAAVDYPEMVEILIKNGADRESLSNEKQTPVHYAAKNDACNSLKMLIKMKCKYDNVLDYKGRTPLFVAAELDRSETASLLLDYKANVRISDNSGMKPLSWMITKMPPVALDALRQFHSTDRPNRKQYFFLRDLVTDTKKDPKGNSLTPLQCATHYKQYDLLSHKVMLALITQMWTKFGRIRAWFNLFLNFAYIMIWTVYGLVIEYDVRHKYDLPDQWWRILLLVIAIGFTVYQIVEEVLEYKRSLQFHNNWVGYRRKHIEEDLKYCHPRWTEESDYLHKELSSLDDSRPRYWSDFWNIFDWICYVFLVASITTHLVDIFKHSETLARAHIRIMSVTIILLWLRLMKVARAFALLGPFIVMLSHMVKDLLRFAFLYLEFYLPFVCAFWMIFGGSKKAYYSNTPDPVYVTVNDTVNGTVNGTVNVTVNGEVKIDIVHVDGYGDFGDVFYSLFRLTLVDEYDFENMLKVDPIMAKILVGLWLALSAVLCLNLFIALLSDTFQRVYDNAQANAVMQKALMTLSIWESMTSSRRNAFYSYMETSCNPFKEYYDDDMTEEGEEDMKKVTIQIKEDLDDLRDAFDTKFGKRKEEEDEEDLNNKSRMVDIERFENEIGILRDSITELRVRQDDMMENLQTGINNITNLMNEMMGRPAGSSELDFELESPRRSSSRSGHPKKSKRKKTSDKQPIVHEDDAALLDPGTQSLPAYPLQQIQTPPTVDVSMADFPALDFTQTSQPSISPRRPQDGHDADC, encoded by the exons ATGGATGCCCCAAGAAAGAAACGGAAAGGAAAAGTTGCACCCACAGGGGAAGAAAACAGCTCATTTGAGCTAGATATGAGATCAGATGTTCAAAATAATAG TAAACTCATCAACACACTGAAAGAAAAGGTGAAGGATGCTACAACCAAACACAATGCACTGTCTGCCATTGTTGGGGCCAAAGGATTGGCCTCCAAGTGGAAAAGTTATGCAGCAACCAAGCGAGTCATTGCTACAAAAA TTCATTTAGTTGGAGAGGAGACCTCATATATAG GCACTCAGAATGAAGAGGAGAAGGCAGCTATAAAAGGGAAAGGTATAGATCAAATGGAAGATCTAGAGGCCTATAAACCATTTGGCATGCGTCAGGACACGAAAAAGAAGCTTCGATCAGCCAACGACAAAACTTTGATTGACTATTTTTATCAACTGGGTCAGTCTCGGGACCCGAATGCCAAAGTGGATTTAGACTTTGTGGACTCACTCATAAAAAATGGTGCCAACATAAACTGTAATGACAAACATGGACAAACATTGCTTCATGAG GTTTGTCGTACGTGGCACATTGATGTGGCCAAATTCCTCTTGGAATTGGGAGCCAATGTGAATCAAGCAGACAAGTATGGGCGCACTCCACTTCATGTGGCTGCAGCAGTAGACTACCCAGAAATGGTGGAAATCCTCATCAAAAACGGAG CTGACAGAGAATCCCTCAGTAATGAGAAACAGACACCTGTTCACTATGCAGCCAAAAATGATGCTTGTAATTCCttgaaaatgttgataaaaatgaaatgtaaatacgACAATGTTTTGGACTACAAAGGAAGGACCCCTCTGTTTGTGGCAGCAGAGCTGG ATCGTAGTGAAACTGCCAGTCTCTTGCTCGATTATAAAGCTAATGTCAGAATATCAGATAACAGTGGAATGAAGCCTTTGAGTTGGATGATCACCAAGATGCCCCCTGTG GCTCTGGATGCTTTGAGACAGTTTCACTCCACAGATCGCCCCAACAGAAAACAGTACTTTTTTCTTAGGGACCTTGTTACTGACACAA AAAAAGACCCAAAGGGAAATAGTTTAACCCCA CTTCAATGTGCCACCCACTACAAGCAATATGACCTTCTGTCCCACAAAGTCATGCTGGCACTTATTACCCAGATGTGGACCAAATTTGGCAG GATCCGAGCCTGGTTTAATCTCTTTCTGAACTTTGCGTACATCATGATATGGACTGTGTATGGCCTGGTGATTGAATATGATGTCAGACATAAATACGATCTCCCTGATCAATGGTGGAGAATTCTACTTCTT gtcATTGCCATCGGGTTTACAGTGTATCAAATTGTAGAAGAAGTATTGGAATACAAACGTTCCTTACAGTTCCataat AATTGGGTTGGATACAGGAGAAAACACATAGAGGAAGACCTGAAATACTGCCATCCTCGCTGGACCGAGGAGAGCGATTACCTGCACAAGGAATTGTCAAGTCTGGACGATTCTCGACCCCGCTACTGGTCAGATTTCTG GAACATTTTCGACTGGATTTGCTATGTTTTCCTGGTAGCCAGTATCACCACACATTTAGTTGACATTTTCAAGCACTCGGAAACTTTGGCAAGAGCCCATATCAGAATCATGTCTGTGACAATTATCCTGCTGTGGCTTCGTCTGATGAAAGTGGCGAGAGCATTTGCTCTCCTAG GACCATTCATTGTGATGCTGTCTCATATGGTGAAAGACTTGCTCAGATTTGCTTTTCTGTATTTGGAATTTTATCTTCCATTTG TGTGTGCTTTTTGGATGATCTTTGGAGGAAGCAAGAAAGCTTATTATAGTAATACTCCTGACCCTGTGTATGTCACTGTGAATGACACTGTGAATGGCACAGTGAATGGCACTGTGAATGTCACTGTGAATGGTGAGGTTAAGATTGACATTGTGCATGTCGATGGGTACGGAGATTTTGGGGATGTTTTCTACAGTCTGTTCCGACTGACGCTGGTGGACGAATATGACTTTGAA AACATGTTGAAAGTAGATCCTATCATGGCGAAGATCTTGGTTGGACTTTGGCTAGCCCTGTCTGCTGTCCTTTGTCTCAATCTCTTCATTGCCTTGCTGTCTGATACATTCCAGAG AGTGTATGATAATGCCCAGGCTAATGCTGTCATGCAGAAGGCACTCATGACTCTCAGCATCTGGGAGAGCATGACAAGTTCTCGACGAAACGCTTTCTATAGCTACATGGAAACTTCCTGCAATCCCTTCAAGGAATATTATGATGACGACATGACAGAAGAGGGAGAGGAGGACATGAAGAAGGTTACCATACAGATCAAG GAAGATCTTGATGACTTGAGAGATGCTTTTGATACAAAGTTCGGGAAAAGGAAAGAG GAGGAAGATGAGGAGGATTTGAACAACAAATCTAGAATGGTTGATATTGAGCGATTTGAGAATGAGATTGGTATTCTTCGAGACAGTATCACAGAGCTTCGAGTTCGCCAAGATGATATGATGGAGAATCTACAAACAGGAATCAATAACATTACCAACCTTATGAATGAGATGATGGGGCGGCCTGCTGGATCTAGTG agCTTGACTTTGAATTGGAATCTCCACGAAGGTCATCTTCAAGAAG CGGTCATCCTAAAAAATCCAAAAGGAAGAAGACTTCAGACAAACAGCCGATTGTCCATGAAGATGACGCTGCTCTCCTAGATCCAGGAA CTCAATCTCTCCCAGCATATCCACTACAGCAGATACAAACCCCACCCACTGTGGATGTCTCCATGGCAGATTTCCCAGCACTGGATTTTACACAAACATCTCAACCATCAATTAGTCCAAGAAGGCCACag gaTGGGCATGATGCAGATTGCTGA
- the LOC105336057 gene encoding uncharacterized protein isoform X1, with protein sequence MDAPRKKRKGKVAPTGEENSSFELDMRSDVQNNSKLINTLKEKVKDATTKHNALSAIVGAKGLASKWKSYAATKRVIATKIHLVGEETSYIGTQNEEEKAAIKGKGIDQMEDLEAYKPFGMRQDTKKKLRSANDKTLIDYFYQLGQSRDPNAKVDLDFVDSLIKNGANINCNDKHGQTLLHEVCRTWHIDVAKFLLELGANVNQADKYGRTPLHVAAAVDYPEMVEILIKNGADRESLSNEKQTPVHYAAKNDACNSLKMLIKMKCKYDNVLDYKGRTPLFVAAELDRSETASLLLDYKANVRISDNSGMKPLSWMITKMPPVALDALRQFHSTDRPNRKQYFFLRDLVTDTKKDPKGNSLTPLQCATHYKQYDLLSHKVMLALITQMWTKFGRIRAWFNLFLNFAYIMIWTVYGLVIEYDVRHKYDLPDQWWRILLLVIAIGFTVYQIVEEVLEYKRSLQFHNNWVGYRRKHIEEDLKYCHPRWTEESDYLHKELSSLDDSRPRYWSDFWNIFDWICYVFLVASITTHLVDIFKHSETLARAHIRIMSVTIILLWLRLMKVARAFALLGPFIVMLSHMVKDLLRFAFLYLEFYLPFVCAFWMIFGGSKKAYYSNTPDPVYVTVNDTVNGTVNGTVNVTVNGEVKIDIVHVDGYGDFGDVFYSLFRLTLVDEYDFENMLKVDPIMAKILVGLWLALSAVLCLNLFIALLSDTFQRVYDNAQANAVMQKALMTLSIWESMTSSRRNAFYSYMETSCNPFKEYYDDDMTEEGEEDMKKVTIQIKEDLDDLRDAFDTKFGKRKELKNGDEPGDLEEDEEDLNNKSRMVDIERFENEIGILRDSITELRVRQDDMMENLQTGINNITNLMNEMMGRPAGSSELDFELESPRRSSSRSGHPKKSKRKKTSDKQPIVHEDDAALLDPGTQSLPAYPLQQIQTPPTVDVSMADFPALDFTQTSQPSISPRRPQDGHDADC encoded by the exons ATGGATGCCCCAAGAAAGAAACGGAAAGGAAAAGTTGCACCCACAGGGGAAGAAAACAGCTCATTTGAGCTAGATATGAGATCAGATGTTCAAAATAATAG TAAACTCATCAACACACTGAAAGAAAAGGTGAAGGATGCTACAACCAAACACAATGCACTGTCTGCCATTGTTGGGGCCAAAGGATTGGCCTCCAAGTGGAAAAGTTATGCAGCAACCAAGCGAGTCATTGCTACAAAAA TTCATTTAGTTGGAGAGGAGACCTCATATATAG GCACTCAGAATGAAGAGGAGAAGGCAGCTATAAAAGGGAAAGGTATAGATCAAATGGAAGATCTAGAGGCCTATAAACCATTTGGCATGCGTCAGGACACGAAAAAGAAGCTTCGATCAGCCAACGACAAAACTTTGATTGACTATTTTTATCAACTGGGTCAGTCTCGGGACCCGAATGCCAAAGTGGATTTAGACTTTGTGGACTCACTCATAAAAAATGGTGCCAACATAAACTGTAATGACAAACATGGACAAACATTGCTTCATGAG GTTTGTCGTACGTGGCACATTGATGTGGCCAAATTCCTCTTGGAATTGGGAGCCAATGTGAATCAAGCAGACAAGTATGGGCGCACTCCACTTCATGTGGCTGCAGCAGTAGACTACCCAGAAATGGTGGAAATCCTCATCAAAAACGGAG CTGACAGAGAATCCCTCAGTAATGAGAAACAGACACCTGTTCACTATGCAGCCAAAAATGATGCTTGTAATTCCttgaaaatgttgataaaaatgaaatgtaaatacgACAATGTTTTGGACTACAAAGGAAGGACCCCTCTGTTTGTGGCAGCAGAGCTGG ATCGTAGTGAAACTGCCAGTCTCTTGCTCGATTATAAAGCTAATGTCAGAATATCAGATAACAGTGGAATGAAGCCTTTGAGTTGGATGATCACCAAGATGCCCCCTGTG GCTCTGGATGCTTTGAGACAGTTTCACTCCACAGATCGCCCCAACAGAAAACAGTACTTTTTTCTTAGGGACCTTGTTACTGACACAA AAAAAGACCCAAAGGGAAATAGTTTAACCCCA CTTCAATGTGCCACCCACTACAAGCAATATGACCTTCTGTCCCACAAAGTCATGCTGGCACTTATTACCCAGATGTGGACCAAATTTGGCAG GATCCGAGCCTGGTTTAATCTCTTTCTGAACTTTGCGTACATCATGATATGGACTGTGTATGGCCTGGTGATTGAATATGATGTCAGACATAAATACGATCTCCCTGATCAATGGTGGAGAATTCTACTTCTT gtcATTGCCATCGGGTTTACAGTGTATCAAATTGTAGAAGAAGTATTGGAATACAAACGTTCCTTACAGTTCCataat AATTGGGTTGGATACAGGAGAAAACACATAGAGGAAGACCTGAAATACTGCCATCCTCGCTGGACCGAGGAGAGCGATTACCTGCACAAGGAATTGTCAAGTCTGGACGATTCTCGACCCCGCTACTGGTCAGATTTCTG GAACATTTTCGACTGGATTTGCTATGTTTTCCTGGTAGCCAGTATCACCACACATTTAGTTGACATTTTCAAGCACTCGGAAACTTTGGCAAGAGCCCATATCAGAATCATGTCTGTGACAATTATCCTGCTGTGGCTTCGTCTGATGAAAGTGGCGAGAGCATTTGCTCTCCTAG GACCATTCATTGTGATGCTGTCTCATATGGTGAAAGACTTGCTCAGATTTGCTTTTCTGTATTTGGAATTTTATCTTCCATTTG TGTGTGCTTTTTGGATGATCTTTGGAGGAAGCAAGAAAGCTTATTATAGTAATACTCCTGACCCTGTGTATGTCACTGTGAATGACACTGTGAATGGCACAGTGAATGGCACTGTGAATGTCACTGTGAATGGTGAGGTTAAGATTGACATTGTGCATGTCGATGGGTACGGAGATTTTGGGGATGTTTTCTACAGTCTGTTCCGACTGACGCTGGTGGACGAATATGACTTTGAA AACATGTTGAAAGTAGATCCTATCATGGCGAAGATCTTGGTTGGACTTTGGCTAGCCCTGTCTGCTGTCCTTTGTCTCAATCTCTTCATTGCCTTGCTGTCTGATACATTCCAGAG AGTGTATGATAATGCCCAGGCTAATGCTGTCATGCAGAAGGCACTCATGACTCTCAGCATCTGGGAGAGCATGACAAGTTCTCGACGAAACGCTTTCTATAGCTACATGGAAACTTCCTGCAATCCCTTCAAGGAATATTATGATGACGACATGACAGAAGAGGGAGAGGAGGACATGAAGAAGGTTACCATACAGATCAAG GAAGATCTTGATGACTTGAGAGATGCTTTTGATACAAAGTTCGGGAAAAGGAAAGAG CTGAAAAATGGAGACGAGCCAGGAGACTTG GAGGAAGATGAGGAGGATTTGAACAACAAATCTAGAATGGTTGATATTGAGCGATTTGAGAATGAGATTGGTATTCTTCGAGACAGTATCACAGAGCTTCGAGTTCGCCAAGATGATATGATGGAGAATCTACAAACAGGAATCAATAACATTACCAACCTTATGAATGAGATGATGGGGCGGCCTGCTGGATCTAGTG agCTTGACTTTGAATTGGAATCTCCACGAAGGTCATCTTCAAGAAG CGGTCATCCTAAAAAATCCAAAAGGAAGAAGACTTCAGACAAACAGCCGATTGTCCATGAAGATGACGCTGCTCTCCTAGATCCAGGAA CTCAATCTCTCCCAGCATATCCACTACAGCAGATACAAACCCCACCCACTGTGGATGTCTCCATGGCAGATTTCCCAGCACTGGATTTTACACAAACATCTCAACCATCAATTAGTCCAAGAAGGCCACag gaTGGGCATGATGCAGATTGCTGA
- the LOC105336057 gene encoding uncharacterized protein isoform X3 produces the protein MDAPRKKRKGKVAPTGEENSSFELDMRSDVQNNSKLINTLKEKVKDATTKHNALSAIVGAKGLASKWKSYAATKRVIATKSTQNEEEKAAIKGKGIDQMEDLEAYKPFGMRQDTKKKLRSANDKTLIDYFYQLGQSRDPNAKVDLDFVDSLIKNGANINCNDKHGQTLLHEVCRTWHIDVAKFLLELGANVNQADKYGRTPLHVAAAVDYPEMVEILIKNGADRESLSNEKQTPVHYAAKNDACNSLKMLIKMKCKYDNVLDYKGRTPLFVAAELDRSETASLLLDYKANVRISDNSGMKPLSWMITKMPPVALDALRQFHSTDRPNRKQYFFLRDLVTDTKKDPKGNSLTPLQCATHYKQYDLLSHKVMLALITQMWTKFGRIRAWFNLFLNFAYIMIWTVYGLVIEYDVRHKYDLPDQWWRILLLVIAIGFTVYQIVEEVLEYKRSLQFHNNWVGYRRKHIEEDLKYCHPRWTEESDYLHKELSSLDDSRPRYWSDFWNIFDWICYVFLVASITTHLVDIFKHSETLARAHIRIMSVTIILLWLRLMKVARAFALLGPFIVMLSHMVKDLLRFAFLYLEFYLPFVCAFWMIFGGSKKAYYSNTPDPVYVTVNDTVNGTVNGTVNVTVNGEVKIDIVHVDGYGDFGDVFYSLFRLTLVDEYDFENMLKVDPIMAKILVGLWLALSAVLCLNLFIALLSDTFQRVYDNAQANAVMQKALMTLSIWESMTSSRRNAFYSYMETSCNPFKEYYDDDMTEEGEEDMKKVTIQIKEDLDDLRDAFDTKFGKRKELKNGDEPGDLEEDEEDLNNKSRMVDIERFENEIGILRDSITELRVRQDDMMENLQTGINNITNLMNEMMGRPAGSSELDFELESPRRSSSRSGHPKKSKRKKTSDKQPIVHEDDAALLDPGTQSLPAYPLQQIQTPPTVDVSMADFPALDFTQTSQPSISPRRPQDGHDADC, from the exons ATGGATGCCCCAAGAAAGAAACGGAAAGGAAAAGTTGCACCCACAGGGGAAGAAAACAGCTCATTTGAGCTAGATATGAGATCAGATGTTCAAAATAATAG TAAACTCATCAACACACTGAAAGAAAAGGTGAAGGATGCTACAACCAAACACAATGCACTGTCTGCCATTGTTGGGGCCAAAGGATTGGCCTCCAAGTGGAAAAGTTATGCAGCAACCAAGCGAGTCATTGCTACAAAAA GCACTCAGAATGAAGAGGAGAAGGCAGCTATAAAAGGGAAAGGTATAGATCAAATGGAAGATCTAGAGGCCTATAAACCATTTGGCATGCGTCAGGACACGAAAAAGAAGCTTCGATCAGCCAACGACAAAACTTTGATTGACTATTTTTATCAACTGGGTCAGTCTCGGGACCCGAATGCCAAAGTGGATTTAGACTTTGTGGACTCACTCATAAAAAATGGTGCCAACATAAACTGTAATGACAAACATGGACAAACATTGCTTCATGAG GTTTGTCGTACGTGGCACATTGATGTGGCCAAATTCCTCTTGGAATTGGGAGCCAATGTGAATCAAGCAGACAAGTATGGGCGCACTCCACTTCATGTGGCTGCAGCAGTAGACTACCCAGAAATGGTGGAAATCCTCATCAAAAACGGAG CTGACAGAGAATCCCTCAGTAATGAGAAACAGACACCTGTTCACTATGCAGCCAAAAATGATGCTTGTAATTCCttgaaaatgttgataaaaatgaaatgtaaatacgACAATGTTTTGGACTACAAAGGAAGGACCCCTCTGTTTGTGGCAGCAGAGCTGG ATCGTAGTGAAACTGCCAGTCTCTTGCTCGATTATAAAGCTAATGTCAGAATATCAGATAACAGTGGAATGAAGCCTTTGAGTTGGATGATCACCAAGATGCCCCCTGTG GCTCTGGATGCTTTGAGACAGTTTCACTCCACAGATCGCCCCAACAGAAAACAGTACTTTTTTCTTAGGGACCTTGTTACTGACACAA AAAAAGACCCAAAGGGAAATAGTTTAACCCCA CTTCAATGTGCCACCCACTACAAGCAATATGACCTTCTGTCCCACAAAGTCATGCTGGCACTTATTACCCAGATGTGGACCAAATTTGGCAG GATCCGAGCCTGGTTTAATCTCTTTCTGAACTTTGCGTACATCATGATATGGACTGTGTATGGCCTGGTGATTGAATATGATGTCAGACATAAATACGATCTCCCTGATCAATGGTGGAGAATTCTACTTCTT gtcATTGCCATCGGGTTTACAGTGTATCAAATTGTAGAAGAAGTATTGGAATACAAACGTTCCTTACAGTTCCataat AATTGGGTTGGATACAGGAGAAAACACATAGAGGAAGACCTGAAATACTGCCATCCTCGCTGGACCGAGGAGAGCGATTACCTGCACAAGGAATTGTCAAGTCTGGACGATTCTCGACCCCGCTACTGGTCAGATTTCTG GAACATTTTCGACTGGATTTGCTATGTTTTCCTGGTAGCCAGTATCACCACACATTTAGTTGACATTTTCAAGCACTCGGAAACTTTGGCAAGAGCCCATATCAGAATCATGTCTGTGACAATTATCCTGCTGTGGCTTCGTCTGATGAAAGTGGCGAGAGCATTTGCTCTCCTAG GACCATTCATTGTGATGCTGTCTCATATGGTGAAAGACTTGCTCAGATTTGCTTTTCTGTATTTGGAATTTTATCTTCCATTTG TGTGTGCTTTTTGGATGATCTTTGGAGGAAGCAAGAAAGCTTATTATAGTAATACTCCTGACCCTGTGTATGTCACTGTGAATGACACTGTGAATGGCACAGTGAATGGCACTGTGAATGTCACTGTGAATGGTGAGGTTAAGATTGACATTGTGCATGTCGATGGGTACGGAGATTTTGGGGATGTTTTCTACAGTCTGTTCCGACTGACGCTGGTGGACGAATATGACTTTGAA AACATGTTGAAAGTAGATCCTATCATGGCGAAGATCTTGGTTGGACTTTGGCTAGCCCTGTCTGCTGTCCTTTGTCTCAATCTCTTCATTGCCTTGCTGTCTGATACATTCCAGAG AGTGTATGATAATGCCCAGGCTAATGCTGTCATGCAGAAGGCACTCATGACTCTCAGCATCTGGGAGAGCATGACAAGTTCTCGACGAAACGCTTTCTATAGCTACATGGAAACTTCCTGCAATCCCTTCAAGGAATATTATGATGACGACATGACAGAAGAGGGAGAGGAGGACATGAAGAAGGTTACCATACAGATCAAG GAAGATCTTGATGACTTGAGAGATGCTTTTGATACAAAGTTCGGGAAAAGGAAAGAG CTGAAAAATGGAGACGAGCCAGGAGACTTG GAGGAAGATGAGGAGGATTTGAACAACAAATCTAGAATGGTTGATATTGAGCGATTTGAGAATGAGATTGGTATTCTTCGAGACAGTATCACAGAGCTTCGAGTTCGCCAAGATGATATGATGGAGAATCTACAAACAGGAATCAATAACATTACCAACCTTATGAATGAGATGATGGGGCGGCCTGCTGGATCTAGTG agCTTGACTTTGAATTGGAATCTCCACGAAGGTCATCTTCAAGAAG CGGTCATCCTAAAAAATCCAAAAGGAAGAAGACTTCAGACAAACAGCCGATTGTCCATGAAGATGACGCTGCTCTCCTAGATCCAGGAA CTCAATCTCTCCCAGCATATCCACTACAGCAGATACAAACCCCACCCACTGTGGATGTCTCCATGGCAGATTTCCCAGCACTGGATTTTACACAAACATCTCAACCATCAATTAGTCCAAGAAGGCCACag gaTGGGCATGATGCAGATTGCTGA
- the LOC105336053 gene encoding uncharacterized protein C6orf62 homolog, whose amino-acid sequence MGDPHNRKNLAVNRLRNQLKKKRESLADQFEFKMYIVFHFKEQKKSPALFEVSEVVPVMTNNYEDCILKGVQDKAYSFESSQELLEKDIVQLHAPRWHPLRRDILGCTTDVDFLLWPRNDIEKIEGRLFSRWKGEDMSFKPVMEDFVYFHEDYDKQLARLVNKKERSALIINDPKQSMFLFLDKHHIQTTTNKMTVFKLSSVCLYLPQNQLTLWGPGTINDFLSTHLM is encoded by the exons atgggtGATCCACACAACCGAAAAAATTTAGCCGTTAATCGATTGAGGAATCAATTGAAGAAGAAGAGAGAGTCTTTGGCAGACCAGTTTGAGtttaaaatgtacattgtatttcacTTCAAAGAACAG aaaaagtcaCCAGCCCTATTTGAAGTTTCTGAAGTTGTGCCAGTCATGACTAACAATTATGAAGACTGCATTCTTAAAGGCGTCCAG GATAAAGCCTACTCATTTGAAAGTTCCCAGGAACTGCTTGAAAAAGACATAGTTCAGCTCCATGCACCTCGCTGGCATCCACTCAGACGc gaTATCCTTGGCTGTACAACAGATGTGGATTTTCTTCTGTGGCCAAGAAATGACATAGAAAAAATTGAAGGAAGATTGTTTTCAAGATGGAAAGGAGAAGACATGAGTTTTAAACCAGTCATG GAGGATTTTGTGTACTTCCATGAAGACTATGACAAACAACTAGCTCGTTTGGTCAACAAGAAGGAGAGATCAGCATTGATTATCAATGACCCCAAACAgtccatgtttttgtttttggataaGCATCATATCCag acaaCTACAAACAAAATGACTGTGTTTAAGCTGTCCAGTGTCTGCCTATATTTACCACAA AATCAGCTGACGTTGTGGGGCCCTGGTACAATCAATGATTTCCTGTCAACCCATCTCATGTGA